A DNA window from uncultured Methanoregula sp. contains the following coding sequences:
- a CDS encoding SagB/ThcOx family dehydrogenase yields the protein MAEIDDGNPAAGGAGREFMERTKYRYIGKSDQQKGLPQPPLEVPADPALPTISLPRPDSFEVPPVDLREVIEQRTSIRTYAHEPLSLDELSFLLWCTQGVKSIHGNLATFRTVPSAGARHAFETYILVNDVDELSPGLYRYLALTHRLQKIDTDPTIAIQVTAACFNQQFLLRSGAVFLWTAVPYRMTWRYGERGYRDLHLDCGHVCQNLYLAAEAIRCGVCAIAAFDDDEMNAILGINGTDQFLIYLATVGKRLE from the coding sequence ATGGCAGAAATTGATGATGGCAATCCGGCCGCTGGGGGAGCCGGCCGGGAGTTCATGGAGAGAACAAAATACCGGTATATCGGGAAGAGCGATCAACAGAAAGGCCTCCCCCAGCCCCCTCTCGAAGTGCCGGCGGATCCGGCGCTTCCCACTATCAGCCTCCCGCGGCCGGACTCTTTTGAGGTCCCTCCGGTCGATCTCCGCGAGGTCATCGAACAGCGTACCAGTATCCGTACCTATGCCCACGAGCCGCTTTCTCTTGATGAACTTTCTTTTCTTCTCTGGTGCACACAGGGAGTAAAATCCATCCACGGAAACCTTGCCACGTTCCGGACGGTTCCTTCCGCAGGGGCACGCCATGCGTTTGAGACGTACATTCTTGTAAATGATGTGGACGAGCTCTCCCCGGGACTGTACCGCTATCTCGCTCTCACCCACCGGCTCCAGAAGATTGACACGGATCCCACGATCGCGATCCAGGTAACAGCAGCATGTTTCAACCAGCAGTTCCTGCTCCGGAGCGGTGCGGTCTTCCTCTGGACCGCAGTCCCGTACCGCATGACATGGCGCTACGGCGAGCGGGGATACCGCGACCTCCACCTCGATTGCGGGCATGTCTGCCAGAATCTTTACCTGGCAGCAGAAGCCATCCGGTGCGGAGTCTGCGCCATTGCAGCCTTCGATGATGACGAGATGAACGCGATCCTGGGAATAAACGGAACCGACCAGTTCCTGATCTACCTTGCAACCGTGGGAAAAAGGCTGGAATGA
- a CDS encoding GNAT family N-acetyltransferase, translating to MHVKADISSDPGRLRMDDIHAMLEKTYWSTGITREEIAHGIKNSALVVGAYADNGRQVGFCRVISDKTRFAYLLDVIVAEDCRRKGIGQTMVRYAISHPDLRHVYQWLLKTSDAHGVYAKCGFLPCTEPELWMGRMLGRPDRKVFEE from the coding sequence ATGCACGTAAAAGCGGATATCTCGTCAGACCCGGGCCGTCTCCGGATGGACGATATCCATGCCATGCTCGAAAAGACGTACTGGAGCACAGGCATCACGAGAGAAGAGATAGCGCATGGTATCAAAAACTCGGCGCTCGTAGTAGGAGCATACGCGGATAACGGGCGGCAGGTCGGGTTCTGTCGCGTCATCTCCGACAAGACGCGTTTTGCCTATCTCCTGGACGTGATCGTTGCAGAAGACTGCCGCCGCAAAGGAATCGGGCAGACCATGGTCCGGTACGCGATCTCGCACCCGGATCTCCGGCATGTGTACCAGTGGCTCCTGAAAACAAGCGATGCCCACGGGGTGTACGCGAAATGCGGGTTTTTACCCTGCACTGAACCGGAGCTCTGGATGGGTCGCATGCTGGGGCGGCCGGACCGGAAGGTGTTCGAGGAATAG
- a CDS encoding N-acetyltransferase yields the protein MDSFYIRPELPEDIPAILEVQFQAFAQDGEARLVSALRHDGNINPELSLVAVHKDRIIGHILFCPISIVSDTGETPALALAPLAVHQDFQCMGIGAALIEEGIGECQRLGHRIVIVVGHPGYYPRFGFTPARKSGILAPFPCPDEAFMALPLETGALDGIEGMVRYPAAFDAVGAHTS from the coding sequence ATGGATTCCTTTTATATCCGGCCGGAACTCCCGGAAGATATTCCCGCTATTTTGGAAGTCCAGTTCCAGGCGTTTGCACAGGACGGCGAGGCACGGCTCGTCAGCGCCCTGCGCCACGATGGCAACATCAACCCCGAACTCTCCCTTGTTGCCGTGCACAAGGATCGGATCATCGGCCATATCCTCTTTTGCCCGATCAGTATAGTCTCGGATACCGGAGAGACCCCGGCCCTCGCCCTCGCCCCCCTCGCTGTTCACCAGGATTTCCAGTGCATGGGGATTGGTGCCGCCCTCATAGAAGAGGGAATCGGGGAGTGCCAGCGTCTGGGCCACCGCATCGTGATCGTGGTCGGCCACCCGGGTTATTATCCCCGGTTTGGTTTTACTCCCGCCCGGAAATCCGGGATTCTCGCACCGTTTCCCTGCCCCGATGAGGCTTTCATGGCCCTGCCCCTCGAAACCGGGGCGCTCGACGGGATTGAGGGAATGGTCAGGTACCCCGCGGCATTCGATGCGGTCGGGGCTCACACCTCGTAA
- a CDS encoding ABC transporter permease, with product MGKRELKTAFLLALRGLQRGSRSSVILTVLIIAMCFTNMIFLPSLLNGIGQSITKQIVDYEISDVLVDPKTGNQYIEDLDATLDLINGMPGVERATPHLSKGATLMYHKRVLGTTIRAIKPNDEKSVSPLYTKMTSGSYLGNDDVGEIILAKPVAGDATIKEEDEFQPSLGGVRVGDSITVEYANGYTRDYRVKGIYNTGWYEADAAAYVTWTDMEMAEGKPLDYADFVTVKTKPGYSPKFVKNELLQYGVADRVQTSTDVLAKNMGKILQSYAILNLVSLFVSIVITTVVLFIVITIKTINARKQIGVLKAIGVDKEVIMHTYGFQVIILSLLGIALGVIMTLILNKFMEYYPVVTVDWSASLYITPMDLVMNSLILFAVSIVAGYVPAYQVSREDIQSGMRA from the coding sequence ATGGGAAAGAGAGAGCTGAAAACTGCGTTCCTGCTGGCCCTGCGCGGACTTCAGCGCGGGAGCCGCTCGAGCGTGATCCTGACGGTCCTTATCATTGCCATGTGCTTCACCAACATGATCTTCCTGCCGTCGCTCCTGAACGGGATCGGCCAGAGCATCACCAAACAGATCGTGGATTACGAGATATCCGATGTCCTGGTCGATCCCAAGACCGGGAACCAGTATATCGAGGATCTCGATGCCACGCTCGATCTCATCAATGGCATGCCCGGCGTGGAACGGGCCACCCCCCATCTCTCCAAGGGGGCGACCCTCATGTATCATAAGCGGGTGCTCGGCACCACGATCCGGGCCATCAAACCCAATGACGAGAAGTCCGTCTCCCCCCTGTACACAAAGATGACATCGGGCAGTTACCTGGGCAACGACGATGTTGGGGAGATCATTCTTGCCAAACCTGTTGCCGGGGATGCCACGATAAAGGAGGAGGACGAGTTCCAGCCCTCGCTCGGGGGAGTGCGGGTGGGGGACTCGATAACGGTCGAGTATGCCAACGGGTATACACGAGATTACCGGGTGAAAGGGATCTACAATACCGGGTGGTACGAGGCCGACGCTGCTGCCTACGTCACCTGGACTGATATGGAGATGGCGGAAGGAAAGCCCCTGGATTACGCGGATTTTGTCACCGTCAAAACCAAGCCCGGGTACTCGCCGAAGTTCGTGAAGAACGAGCTGCTGCAGTACGGCGTTGCGGACCGGGTCCAGACCTCCACCGATGTGCTTGCAAAGAACATGGGCAAGATCCTCCAGAGCTATGCCATCCTGAACCTGGTCTCCCTGTTCGTGAGTATCGTCATCACGACCGTCGTGCTCTTCATCGTCATCACCATCAAGACCATCAACGCCAGAAAGCAGATAGGCGTCCTGAAGGCTATCGGTGTGGACAAGGAAGTGATCATGCATACCTACGGGTTCCAGGTCATCATCCTCTCCCTCCTGGGCATTGCGCTTGGGGTGATCATGACCCTGATTCTCAACAAGTTCATGGAATATTATCCGGTCGTGACCGTTGACTGGTCAGCTTCGCTGTACATAACCCCCATGGACCTCGTGATGAACTCCCTGATCCTCTTTGCAGTATCCATTGTTGCCGGGTATGTTCCTGCGTACCAGGTCTCGCGGGAGGATATCCAGAGCGGGATGCGGGCCTGA
- a CDS encoding DNA methyltransferase — protein MTGPAFPDNNGFAGTLARFRSASGNPTLEEDSDIGPVRVKKYINEFWTSRQRQASSIHEISYRACFKPQLPRFFISLLTRQDDVVYDPFNGRGTTAVEAALLGRRVIANDANPLSRIMTQPRLSPPTISEVETRLTAIPSGSDRAEIDLSMFYHPDTEQEIVALRRYLLERKAASLDDSIDRWIAMVATNRLTGHSRGFFSVYTLPPNQAVSPKSQKKINEKRCQTPEYRNTRHIIITKTKSLLRSVTAADLENLNHAGNTALLITGDAQECPAIPDESVNLTVTSPPFLDIVQYREDNWLRCWFNGLDANEIGKEITMARTVDRWAVVMGRVFHELHRITTPGGYVAFEVGEVRNRTIRLEEHVVPLGVAAGFTCECVLINQQAFTKTSNIWGVGNMAAGTNTNRIVVFRKP, from the coding sequence GTGACCGGTCCAGCATTCCCCGATAACAATGGTTTTGCCGGGACCCTTGCCCGGTTCCGCAGTGCTTCCGGCAACCCGACTCTTGAGGAAGATTCAGATATCGGACCCGTCAGGGTAAAAAAATACATCAATGAATTCTGGACCTCGCGCCAGCGGCAGGCATCATCGATCCACGAGATCTCGTACCGGGCCTGCTTCAAACCCCAGCTTCCCCGTTTCTTTATCAGCCTCCTCACCCGGCAGGATGACGTTGTATACGATCCGTTCAACGGCCGCGGGACAACAGCCGTTGAAGCCGCCCTCCTTGGTCGGCGTGTCATCGCAAACGATGCAAATCCCCTCTCCCGGATAATGACCCAGCCCCGTCTCTCCCCCCCCACCATTTCAGAAGTGGAGACTCGTCTCACGGCGATACCTTCAGGGAGCGACCGGGCAGAGATCGATCTCTCCATGTTCTATCACCCGGATACCGAGCAGGAGATCGTTGCACTGCGCCGGTATCTTCTCGAAAGAAAAGCAGCATCTCTGGATGACTCTATTGATCGGTGGATTGCCATGGTTGCAACCAACCGCTTGACCGGGCACTCCCGGGGTTTCTTCTCGGTGTACACCCTTCCCCCCAACCAGGCGGTTTCTCCGAAAAGCCAGAAGAAGATCAATGAGAAGCGCTGCCAGACCCCGGAATACCGAAATACCCGGCACATCATCATAACCAAGACCAAAAGCCTCCTGCGCTCTGTGACCGCAGCAGACCTTGAGAACCTCAATCATGCCGGCAACACAGCGCTTCTCATAACCGGTGATGCACAGGAATGTCCGGCCATACCGGACGAATCGGTAAACCTGACCGTCACGTCGCCGCCGTTCCTCGATATCGTCCAGTACCGCGAGGACAACTGGCTCCGCTGCTGGTTTAATGGACTCGATGCAAACGAGATCGGGAAAGAGATCACCATGGCCCGGACCGTTGACCGGTGGGCCGTGGTGATGGGCCGGGTCTTCCACGAACTCCATCGGATCACAACACCGGGGGGATATGTTGCATTCGAGGTAGGGGAAGTCCGCAACCGGACGATCCGTCTTGAGGAGCATGTGGTGCCACTCGGGGTTGCAGCCGGTTTTACCTGCGAATGCGTGCTCATCAATCAGCAGGCATTCACCAAGACTTCGAACATATGGGGTGTCGGGAACATGGCGGCAGGCACGAACACCAACCGGATCGTTGTCTTCAGGAAGCCTTGA
- a CDS encoding ABC transporter ATP-binding protein has translation MIEIAELRKIYRMGDVEVKALDGVTLDITKGEFLGIMGASGSGKTTLLHLLGLLDDPTSGRIIIEGTDLCSLTDYEKTMFRLYKFGYVFQDYALVPDLTVMENVSLPAMLRKDRADQQILADSHDILKKIGLFDRRDHLPRELSGGQQQRVSIARAMVNKPEILFADEPCANLDSENSRMVLDLFREINEEMAQTVVMVSHESWHQEYFHRIVKLGDGKVISDGINSHGK, from the coding sequence ATGATCGAGATAGCAGAATTACGAAAAATATACCGGATGGGCGATGTCGAAGTCAAGGCCCTGGACGGCGTGACGCTCGATATTACCAAAGGGGAATTCTTAGGGATTATGGGGGCGAGCGGGAGCGGCAAGACCACGCTCCTGCACCTGCTCGGTCTCCTCGACGATCCCACTTCCGGGAGGATCATCATCGAGGGTACGGATCTGTGCAGCCTCACGGATTACGAGAAGACCATGTTCCGGCTCTACAAGTTCGGCTATGTCTTTCAGGACTATGCCCTGGTCCCCGATCTCACGGTTATGGAGAATGTCTCCCTGCCTGCAATGCTCCGGAAAGACCGGGCCGACCAGCAGATACTTGCCGACAGCCACGACATCCTGAAAAAGATCGGCCTCTTCGATCGCCGCGATCACCTGCCACGGGAACTCTCGGGAGGACAGCAGCAGCGGGTCTCGATTGCACGAGCCATGGTGAACAAGCCCGAGATCCTGTTTGCCGATGAACCATGCGCCAACCTGGACTCCGAGAACTCCCGGATGGTCCTGGATCTCTTCCGGGAGATCAACGAGGAGATGGCCCAGACCGTGGTGATGGTATCCCACGAATCCTGGCACCAGGAGTACTTCCACCGTATCGTTAAGCTCGGCGACGGGAAGGTCATCAGCGACGGAATAAACAGTCATGGGAAATGA
- a CDS encoding SprT family zinc-dependent metalloprotease — MDEIPIEKIVRSRRKTIALIITSEARLIVRAPLRAPSEVIHAVIKEKEGWIRKKLDEMKKRPQATVHTYEEGEIFYFLGRAYPLHIVDNGRASIERTERLCVSRSLEPELAGWIKRWYVLEAEKEIRSRCMWFSMTTGYTPASVRISDARGRWGSCTSRGGLNFSWRLIQAPLEIVDYVIVHELVHLKQPDHSRKFWAKVKEIMPDYERRRKWLRENERLLRI; from the coding sequence ATGGACGAGATCCCTATTGAAAAGATAGTCCGCTCACGGCGTAAGACGATTGCGCTCATCATCACTTCCGAAGCCCGGCTGATCGTGAGGGCTCCCCTGCGGGCGCCGTCTGAGGTGATCCATGCCGTGATCAAGGAAAAGGAAGGCTGGATCCGGAAGAAGCTTGACGAGATGAAAAAGCGGCCGCAGGCAACTGTGCACACATATGAGGAAGGCGAGATCTTCTACTTCCTTGGGAGAGCCTACCCGCTGCATATCGTTGACAACGGCAGGGCATCCATCGAACGTACTGAACGGCTGTGCGTCTCCCGCTCCCTTGAACCTGAACTAGCTGGGTGGATAAAACGCTGGTATGTCCTTGAGGCCGAAAAGGAGATCCGGTCCCGGTGCATGTGGTTCTCGATGACGACAGGGTATACGCCCGCATCGGTTCGCATCTCGGATGCACGCGGGCGATGGGGTTCCTGCACATCAAGAGGGGGGCTCAACTTCAGCTGGCGCCTGATCCAGGCCCCGCTGGAGATCGTGGATTATGTTATCGTCCACGAGCTCGTCCATCTCAAACAGCCCGATCATTCGCGGAAGTTCTGGGCAAAGGTAAAGGAGATCATGCCGGACTACGAGCGGAGACGGAAGTGGCTCCGGGAGAACGAGCGGCTGCTCAGGATATAA